The following DNA comes from Brevinematales bacterium.
TCTAGTTCCTCTAGGGTTATTTTATACTTCTTTGATTTCAGAAACTCATACAATTCCCTTAACTCCTTGTCATTATGAGGTAAAAACTCATGTAACGGTGCATCAAGCAACCTAATAGTAACAGGTTCCCCACTCATTGCTACGAATAAATCCATAAAATCCTTCTTTTGGAATTCCTTAAGGATTGAAAGTATTTCCTTTCTTTTCTCAGGGCTATTAGATATTATAAGTTCCTGGAATATAGGTAATCTTTCCTTATCAAAAAACATATGCTCAGTTCTACAAAGTCCAATACCATTTGCGCCGAGTTTTCTTGATAACATAGCTTCTCTTGGCTGATCTGCGTTAGCCCTAACTACAAAGTTAGGATATATATATTTATCAACTATTTTAAGCACATCCATAAGACCATTTCTATCAAAATCAGGCTCAACCGTTTTAACTTCACCAAAATAAATCTTTGGAGACTCATAAAACGGAACTTCAAGCGTTATATAATCTCCCTCCTTAACTACTATACCATCAATTTCAAAACTATCAGCATTAAGCTTTATCTTAGGATTTACCAAACTAACCTTACCCAAAGACCTAGCAACGACAGGAGCATGAGATGCATACCCACCCTCCGTTGTTAAAACTCCTTGACCAACTTCTATTGCTTTGACATCTTCAGCATAAGTAGCTGGCATAACCAATATAAGCCTATTGTCTAATCCCATCTTCAAAGCCCTATTATACTCATCCATAAGCCTTTCAGTTGAAAAGAAAACTCTACCTGTCGCAACACCTGGTGACCCTGCTATCCCACCCGAAACATATCGAACCTTGTTCTTCTTTATCCATTCTATATCAATAGTTTTGTGAAGCAACTCAACAAGATGCCCAGGATTTATCCTATCTATTATGAATTTCTCATCAATTATCCCCTTCTTCAACAAATCCATATAGAGTTTTATATCAGCCTGAGAAGATTTATTTTGAACAGTGTCTTGCTCTATAACCCAAACTTTACCCATCTCCCTGACAACCATAACATACCTTATCTCCTTGTACCTCTCCTCCAAAAGTCTTGCATACTTGTGTAACTCATCAACTGTCTCCTTATCTAAAGTGTTAATATCAATTCCAGTACCTTCATCATCTCTTATAAAGTAATCCTTAATAAAAGCCTTACCCTGAATAGTCGGATCCCCAGTAACTATATTCCTAGTGAAAAAATATCCAGTAAAAGAACTTGGAGAATAATTACCTAAAACCATATCTTGAACCAAAACACCCATGTCAACATCAGTATTTATCTTAGCTATAGCAGATATCTGCTTTAAAACATATGATATCCTCTCTTCAAGATCACTAGGAATATTCTTTTCAATACCTTCCTTATCGTGCTTAAGCCTCTCCTTAAGCTTATCAAGAGAAAGAGTTTTAAGATCATCAGGTTCAGGAAGAGATGTAAAAATATCAGGCCTATACTCAGCTCCAAATCTGGCCATCTCCTCCAAAAATGAACAGTACGCAATATAAGCAAACTTTTCATCAACTCTTTCCTTTAGCAATTCAAATGTTTCATCATTTATACCTATAAACCTAACACCCGGGAATTTAACTAATCTTAAATCAGGACTCACAACTAACTTAAGAAATAACGGAGCTTCTGGATCCCCAAGTTTCCTACCAGTTATTTTCGATATGTCCTTCACATATTCAAGTATTAAATTTATAGTCTTAACATCAAGAGACTTAACCCTCTCACTATCTATTATAAATCCAGGTGGTATCGGCATCTTTGAATCAACAAGTTCCTGTATCCTTTGACCTCTAATACCTATTTTTGAATCAGAAGTAGGTTTAGTCTTAAAACCATCTTGACTAAAAAAATATATACCACTCATATCTTTTCCTCACTTAAAATTTTTCTAATATCTAAGTTTTAAACAAAAGTCCCATAGATTTCAATAAATTCTGAAAACTACACCAAATTACCACTGAGAGTACTCAAAAAATGTTTATGATGCTTATGAGTACCTGTATCCTGATGTGTACATCTTTGCAAGTGTTGTAAAAATATAAAAAAATTCTTATTTCTATTCTCCATAAACATTACAAAATCTAACATCCCCATCACAACCACTACCTATCAATTTCTATATACCCCACTTCTAACCATCTTATCATACAACATTTGAAATTACCCATAAACTTCTCAAAACTCCATATCTAATTGATACCTGTAATTCCCAAATCCTCCTAACACCTCACTCAAAGAATACTTAACCTCTTTGCCTATTCCACCCATCAACCACCTCTCAACCTTTTTCAAAAAATACATCACCTCAAACATCACACCACCAATCCCACCTCTCATCTCACCTAAATTCTCAACACGATAATGTATGCTTGATACACTTGTCAATTATTCTTTTTCTCGTTGTATATCTCTTTAACAACTCTCAAGAAAAATATCACATCAGAATTATTATTCTAACCTACTTTCACAAACTCATTCTTCTTCCTACCTAATCTCTAAAGATATACAGCGATTTTTAGAACACTCTCATACTACTTGAAACTTAATCTAGAATTTGTTATAATAATTCTGTATGGCTGTGGAGAGAGTAAACTTAAATCCCAACATAAATTCAAACATAGTTTCAAATGTAGTCCCAGAACCAAACAATAGAAGAGAAGCAAATAACCAAAGACAAACCCAACAAGCTCAGCAAGAAGTTATAGTAGATATAACAAAAACCCAGCAAAATAACGAAGAAATGAAAAATTTGGCTTCAACCTTCGAAAAAGCAGGTAATGCTTATGAACAAATGTCAAGACCACAAAGTGCTATAACAGCATACCAAACTTCTTATACTCTAAATCCCTCACCAGACATTGTTCAAAAAGTCGATGATCTAGCAGCTAGGATTTCTAGCGAAGGAAAAGTATAAAACTTGATGAAAATTCTCTCAACTGAAGACGCAAAATTTATCGACATTACATTGTCTAATTCCTACTCCATCAACGAATTAGTACTAATGGAAAATGCAGGTAACGACGTCTACCATATTATCAAAAGTATTCTAGGTGATAACTTATCCAATTACCTGTTTCTAGTATTTTGTGGAGTTGGAAATAATGGAGGAGACGGTTTAGTAGTCTCTAGAAAATTACTAAAGGATACTAATAATGTATTCACTTTCATAATAGGTGATGTATCACGTTTCACAAACTCAGCAAAAACAAATTACAAAATACTATCAAAAATCACAAATAACATATGGATCCTCAAAAATAAAACTACCACAAAACAAAACAAAGAAGATCATAATTCTCAAAATGAAACACTAAGTCATAATAACATTAGTAGATCATTGGAAAACAATATCAAGAATCTCATCTACAACTATGGTATCTCTCTAAAGACTATAGTCATAGATGCTTTAGTAGGTATAGGAATAAAACAACCTTTAAGAGAACCAATTTTGAGTACTGTCAGATTCATAAATAGCCTTAAAGAAAGGGGTGCTATAGTATTTAGTATTGATGTACCTTCAGGTTTTATTGCATCCTTGGATAAAGGAGATATACTATCAACTAAAGATATCGTAAACGCTGATTATACTATAACTTTCTTTTCTCTGAAAGCAGGAATGTTTTTACCAGAAATAAAACAAATAACGGGACAAATT
Coding sequences within:
- a CDS encoding PEP-utilizing enzyme, which encodes MSGIYFFSQDGFKTKPTSDSKIGIRGQRIQELVDSKMPIPPGFIIDSERVKSLDVKTINLILEYVKDISKITGRKLGDPEAPLFLKLVVSPDLRLVKFPGVRFIGINDETFELLKERVDEKFAYIAYCSFLEEMARFGAEYRPDIFTSLPEPDDLKTLSLDKLKERLKHDKEGIEKNIPSDLEERISYVLKQISAIAKINTDVDMGVLVQDMVLGNYSPSSFTGYFFTRNIVTGDPTIQGKAFIKDYFIRDDEGTGIDINTLDKETVDELHKYARLLEERYKEIRYVMVVREMGKVWVIEQDTVQNKSSQADIKLYMDLLKKGIIDEKFIIDRINPGHLVELLHKTIDIEWIKKNKVRYVSGGIAGSPGVATGRVFFSTERLMDEYNRALKMGLDNRLILVMPATYAEDVKAIEVGQGVLTTEGGYASHAPVVARSLGKVSLVNPKIKLNADSFEIDGIVVKEGDYITLEVPFYESPKIYFGEVKTVEPDFDRNGLMDVLKIVDKYIYPNFVVRANADQPREAMLSRKLGANGIGLCRTEHMFFDKERLPIFQELIISNSPEKRKEILSILKEFQKKDFMDLFVAMSGEPVTIRLLDAPLHEFLPHNDKELRELYEFLKSKKYKITLEELEEICNLKKEVNPMLGHRGVRVAITYPDIYEMQASAIAEAAVEVKKNGYEPIPEIMIPVVMNYRELSFAIYGKYMEGRRIRGIKEIVDEIISNSGLDIPVKYGSMIEIPSAALHSDKIAMFAEFISFGTNDLTQTTYGLSRDDISSFLPDYTEMDILDDNPFKVLGEEVGELIVIAVQRSRMVRPDMKIGLCGEHGADPRNIEFLKNVGLDYVSVAPYSIPLAKLAIAKINALKS